One genomic segment of Thunnus albacares chromosome 18, fThuAlb1.1, whole genome shotgun sequence includes these proteins:
- the LOC122968170 gene encoding uncharacterized protein LOC122968170 — protein MASSQKRKQPSEEPPIRERKRSKDLPPNLSELMNKLVKHAASFISLFEDNKPKMTQIVREFEKFTAELKKMQNTMDDIRRPRTVERSVFAGPLGMFGLRGVAIGAETAVRTAVAYSVNIGKVIKQTGIANKVEEQGKEFMEIVEPLKENLEEIKTTCEKMEQRSTELQVGLTLSDVEEFRWLITRVPELKEMSRETLSVTVEVINIMKKMLLFVVKIVRDCLTLEEDKELRDTIYKSADQCQKVVDKFDKMKNELRNFTGSKEKK, from the coding sequence ATGGCCTCGagtcaaaaaagaaaacaaccgAGTGAAGAACCGCcgataagagaaagaaaacgtAGCAAAGATCTGCCGCCTAATTTGTCTGAATTAATGAACAAGCTCGTTAAACATGCTGCTTCATTCATATCACTTTTTGAAGACAACAAACCAAAGATGACACAGATTGTAAGAGAGTTTGAGAAGTTTACTGCTGAATTAAAAAAGATGCAGAACACAATGGATGATATCAGAAGACCTAGAACCGTTGAACGCTCAGTCTTTGCAGGTCCACTCGGGATGTTTGGCCTTAGAGGAGTAGCAATAGGAGCAGAAACTGCTGTAAGAACAGCTGTTGCATATAGTGTAAACATAGGAAAAGTGATAAAGCAGACAGGAATTGCTAATAAAGTAGAAGAACAGGGAAAAGAATTCATGGAGATTGTCGAACCGCTGAAGGAGAACCTGGAGGAAATCAAGACGACGTGTGAGAAGATGGAGCAAAGATCAACTGAGCTTCAGGTGGGACTCACTCTGTCAGACGTGGAGGAGTTTCGGTGGCTGATTACACGAGTGCCTGAACTGAAGGAGATGAGTCGAGAAACTTTGTCTGTAACTGTAGAGGTGATAAATATCATGAAAAAAATGCTACTGTTCGTTGTGAAAATTGTCAGAGACTGTCTGACTCTCGAAGAGGACAAAGAGTTGAGAGACACCATCTACAAGTCAGCTGATCAGTGTCAGAAGGTCGTTGATAAGTTTGATAAGATGAAGAACGAACTCAGAAACTTCACAGGAAgtaaagagaagaaataa
- the LOC122968169 gene encoding uncharacterized protein LOC122968169, producing the protein MALSTERSRRWSKDMPPDLSELMNKLTEHAASFIRLFDNDKPKMRHIVRRFQEIAAEVREMQETTDGVRTAGAVGGGVGVGVGLLALVAAPFTGGASLVVAAGAAGTAAAVGGAATVVGANISKTMKEKGSAEKVEELGKEFMEIVEPLKNKLQEIKTTCEKLEQRSTEALTDNTLSDVREFHMILGRVSKLKEKSEDILVIVLEGMGIIHNLILFLLRVFRVTATPEEDKKLRDSILQSADQCQKVVNEFDKMKNELGNFTESKETKNQ; encoded by the coding sequence ATGGCCTTGAGTACAGAAAGAAGCAGAAGATGGAGTAAAGACATGCCGCCAGATTTGTCAGAATTAATGAACAAACTTACTGAACATGCTGCTTCATTCATAAGACTGTTTGATAACGATAAACCAAAGATGAGACACATTGTAAGAAGGTTCCAGGAGATCGCTGCTGAAGTAAGAGAGATGCAGGAGACAACAGATGGAGTCAGAACAGCTGGAGCTGTTGGTGGAGGAGTCGGTGTTGGAGTTGGACTCTTGGCCCTTGTAGCAGCTCCGTTCACTGGGGGGGCAAGTTTAGTAgtagcagcaggagcagcaggaacagcagcagctgttggaGGAGCAGCTACTGTAGTTGGTGCAAACATatcaaaaacaatgaaagagaaaggaagTGCAGAGAAAGTAGAAGAACTGGGAAAAGAATTCATGGAGATTGTTGAACCGCTGAAGAACAAGCTGCAAGAAATCAAGACGACGTGTGAAAAGTTGGAGCAAAGATCAACTGAAGCTCTGACTGACAACACTCTGTCAGACGTGAGAGAGTTTCACATGATTCTTGGACGGGTGTCTAAACTGAAAGAGAAGAGTGAAGACATTTTGGTTATAGTTCTAGAGGGGATGGGTATAATACATAACCTGATATTGTTCCTTCTGAGAGTCTTCAGAGTCACTGCGACTCCTGAGGAGGATAAAAAGTTGAGAGACTCCATCCTCCAGTCAGCTGATCAGTGTCAGAAGGTCGTTAATGAGTTTGATAAGATGAAGAACGAACTCGGAAACTTCACAGAAAGTAAAGAGACTAAAAACCAGTAA